Proteins encoded by one window of Juglans regia cultivar Chandler chromosome 15, Walnut 2.0, whole genome shotgun sequence:
- the LOC108993057 gene encoding uncharacterized protein LOC108993057 yields MDMKAWLLNPFTREEINATVFHMNPLGSPSPDGFPAQFYQKHWEVVGDQVCSYALKFLNHGGLLNDVNDTYISLIPKVKSPTKVADYRPISLCNVLYKIVSKTIANRLKKILPQIIAPNQSAFVPERLITDNTMIFVPSRGLRQGDPLSPYLFILCAKALTSLLNQAEACGNLTPAPIGRGPITVNHLFFADDSLLFCRAKHEEIKCVLNILDLYEKGSGQITQQQILLLAGVQSTSSFQRYLGLPALVGKKKIASFHSLIDRTWTRVSNWRTKFLSAAGKEILLKAVLQAILTYAMGMFLLPVSITRKLNQILRKFWWGFNEDSSKIQWVKWKQLSGSKEMGGLGFGDLRCFNLALLSKQGWRILQNPTSLVAQVLKQKYFNKGDLLEAKFGQGLPLHGEAFMLA; encoded by the exons ATGGACATGAAGGCCTGGCTTTTAAATCCTTTCACTAGGGAAGAAATCAATGCAACAGTATTTCATATGAACCCCTTAGGGTCGCCAAGTCCTGATGGGTTCCCTGCTCAGTTCTACCAAAAACATTGGGAGGTAGTTGGTGACCAAGTGTGCAGTTATGCTCTTAAGTTTCTCAATCATGGGGGCTTGCTCAATGATGTTAATGATACATATATCTCACTCATTCCCAAAGTCAAAAGTCCCACAAAAGTAGCTGATTACAGGCCCATCAGTCTTTGTAATGTATTATACAAGATTGTGTCCAAAACCATTGCTAACAGACTGAAAAAGATACTGCCCCAGATCATTGCCCCCAACCAGAGTGCCTTTGTACCTGAAAGGCTAATAACTGACAATACCATG ATTTTTGTGCCTTCAAGGGGCctaagacaaggggaccctctgtccccttatctttttatcttaTGTGCAAAAGCCCTCACTTCTCTTCTAAACCAAGCTGAGGCATGTGGCAACTTAACTCCTGCTCCTATTGGTAGAGGCCCAATCACTGTGAACCATCTTTTCTTTGCTGATGACAGTCTCCTTTTCTGTCGAGCAAAGCATGAGGAAATCAAGTGTGTGCTAAATATCCTTGATCTTTACGAGAAAGGATCAGGACAG ATTACTCAGCAACAGATATTGCTGCTAGCAGGTGTCCAATCCACATCTAGCTTTCAAAGATACTTGGGCCTACCTGCTTTGGTGGGTAAAAAAAAGATTGCCTCATTCCATTCCCTAATTGACAGAACCTGGACTCGAGTCTCTAACTGGAGGACTAAGTTTCTATCTGCAGCAGGAAAGGAGATTTTGCTCAAGGCAGTCCTTCAAGCCATCCTCACCTATGCAATGGGAATGTTCCTGTTACCAGTATCCATTACCAGGAAGTTAAATCAGATTCTTaggaaattctggtggggaTTCAATGAAGATTCTTCCAAAATTCAATGGGTTAAGTGGAAGCAACTCAGTGGCAGCAAAGAAATGGGAGGCCTTGGTTTTGGAGATCTAAGATGTTTTAACCTTGCTCTACTCTCAAAACAGGGATGGAGGattcttcaaaatccaacaTCCCTAGTGGCACAAGTGTTAAAGCAAAAGTATTTTAACAAAGGAGACTTGCTTGAAGCAAAGTTCGGACAAGGCCTTCCTTTGCATGGAGAGGCATTCATGCTGGCTTAA